Within Deinococcus fonticola, the genomic segment GAAGATATCGGCCCGAGTCGAGTCGCCCGAGACCTCGGAATCAGCCTCTCCGCGCTGTCCAGATGGCGCAAACAGGCCGCAAAGCAAGGTTCCCTCGCCTTTCCAGGTCAGGGCCGAATGGCCCTGACGCCACAGGAGCAGGAAATCAAACGTCTCCA encodes:
- a CDS encoding transposase → MTTRKTYTAEFKRQAIELADREDIGPSRVARDLGISLSALSRWRKQAAKQGSLAFPGQGRMALTPQEQEIKRL